Proteins co-encoded in one Malus sylvestris chromosome 9, drMalSylv7.2, whole genome shotgun sequence genomic window:
- the LOC126582675 gene encoding LEAF RUST 10 DISEASE-RESISTANCE LOCUS RECEPTOR-LIKE PROTEIN KINASE-like 1.4 isoform X2: MTWKFEQLIYILFLVLIPHSISCSNLFAESFPPTSIMHFFLLQSLFPFLLIASFLSINVELSLCQNQQFTNCSSNITCGSVGGISYPFWGVNRASYCGQPGFEVQCLNNFPVFNMKGASYRILQMNTTNSRTVKVARNDYWGTICPQTFVNTTLNFSLFDYVSGYRNMTFYYQCFAAITLPSPQSCNISNTVNPVYYVTQPVTVGQAYSVSCTHEVIVPVYEEAALAIEAATMPSQTIVTDAVEGGFSLQLEIDNDECDKCLGSGGQCGLDNTTNSGFRCFCADRAYASTCNGTSTSSQGGGKKTGIAIGLAVGGAILFGIFVGFYFYYFIQRKKRKLAAETQSKEVPTPLTSTSVATPSTNLSQSQSIPSYPSFTSKPDYDNKASTYFGVQVFTYTELEEATENFNPAKELGDGGFGTVYYGKLPDGRVVAVKRLYENNFKRVEQFMNEVEILTRLEHRNLVKLYGCTSKRSRELLLVYEYIPNGTVADHLHGKRVESGFLSWPVRLSIAIDTADALAYLHRNDVIHRDVKSNNILLDNDFCVKVADFGLSRLFPNDATHVSTAPQGTPGYVDPEYYQCYQLTDKSDVYSFGVVLIELLSSLQAVDTNRHRLDINLANLAVNKIQNHLVNELVDPLLGFETNVSVRRMTTAVAELAFRCLQQEKDMRPTMDEVLKGLKAVQNEDLGSENGEAVVLDIGADEVGLLRNMPPPLSPDSNGTDKLVFKRWDKTI, encoded by the exons ATGACTTGGAAGTTTGAacaacttatatatatattattcctTGTACTAATTCCCCATTCCATCTCATGCTCCAATCTCTTTGCTGAGAGTTTTCCTCCAACATCCATCATGCATTTCTTTCTGCTCCAATCGTTGTTTCCATTTCTTTTGATCGCTTCCTTCCTTTCGATCAACGTCGAGTTAAGTCTATGCCAGAATCAACAATTCACAAACTGCAGCAGCAATATCACTTGTGGTAGCGTCGGAGGCATATCCTATCCCTTTTGGGGGGTAAACCGAGCTAGTTACTGTGGTCAACCCGGATTTGAGGTCCAATGCCTAAACAACTTCCCTGTGTTCAACATGAAGGGTGCGAGCTATAGAATTCTCCAAATGAACACTACAAATTCTCGGACCGTTAAGGTCGCTAGGAACGATTACTGGGGTACTATTTGTCCTCAGACTTTTGTCAACACCACCCTCAACTTCTCTCTGTTTGATTATGTTTCTGGTTATAGAAACATGACGTTTTACTACCAATGCTTTGCCGCCATAACGCTTCCTAGTCCGCAGTCCTGCAACATAAGCAATACAGTGAACCCTGTTTACTATGTGACACAACCGGTGACAGTTGGTCAGGCATATTCTGTGAGCTGTACACATGAGGTTATTGTTCCCGTTTATGAAGAAGCTGCTCTTGCTATAGAGGCCGCCACTATGCCCAGTCAAACAATTGTCACCGATGCGGTAGAGGGGGGTTTCTCACTGCAATTGGAGATTGACAACGATGAATGCGACAAATGTTTGGGATCAGGTGGACAGTGTGGGCTTGACAATACTACTAATTCTGGATTCCGTTGCTTCTGCGCAGATCGAGCCTATGCATCCACATGTAATGGAACTAGTACTTCAAGTCAAGGCGGAG gAAAAAAGACGGGAATCGCGATAG GTCTTGCTGTAGGAGGTGCAATTCTTTTCGGCATTTTTGTTGGgttctatttttattatttcatcCAACGCAAGAAGAGGAAACTTGCTGCAGAGACTCAAAGCAAAGAGGTTCCTACACCCCTTACAAGCACTAGCGTTGCAACTCCCTCAACTAATCTCTCTCAATCTCAGAGCATCCCGTCTTATCCCTCTTTTACCTCCAAGCCTGACTATGATAATAAGGCGAGCACTTACTTTGGAGTTCAGGTCTTCACCTATACTGAATTAGAGGAAGCTACTGAAAATTTCAACCCCGCTAAAGAGCTTGGAGATGGAGGCTTTGGCACTGTTTACTATG GTAAACTACCTGATGGCCGTGTAGTTGCAGTGAAGCGCCTTTATGAAAACAATTTCAAACGTGTGGAGCAATTTATGAATGAGGTCGAGATCTTAACTCGTCTTGAACACCGGAATCTTGTCAAGCTGTATGGATGCACCTCAAAACGCAGCCGAGAACTTCTCCTTGTTTATGAGTATATTCCTAATGGAACAGTGGCTGACCATCTCCATGGGAAACGAGTGGAATCTGGCTTTCTTAGTTGGCCTGTTAGATTGAGCATTGCCATAGATACAGCTGATGCACTGGCTTACCTCCATCGCAATGATGTAATACACCGCGATGTCAAGAGCAACAATATTCTCCTAGACAACGACTTTTGCGTGAAAGTGGCTGATTTTGGTCTGTCACGCTTGTTCCCCAACGATGCCACCCATGTGTCAACTGCTCCGCAAGGGACTCCCGGCTATGTTGATCCCGAGTATTACCAGTGCTACCAACTCACAGACAAGAGTGACGTATATAGCTTTGGGGTGGTCCTGATCGAGCTTTTATCGTCATTACAAGCAGTGGACACCAATAGGCATCGGCTTGACATAAATTTGGCCAACCTGGCCGTCaacaaaatccaaaaccatttAGTAAATGAGCTGGTCGATCCTCTTCTCGGGTTTGAAACAAACGTTTCAGTTAGAAGGATGACAACAGCTGTGGCAGAATTGGCTTTCCGGTGTTTGCAACAGGAGAAGGATATGCGACCGACCATGGACGAAGTGTTGAAGGGTTTGAAAGCAGTCCAAAACGAAGATCTTGGTTCAGAAAACGGCGAAGCAGTGGTGCTGGATATCGGAGCAGACGAGGTTGGACTTTTGAGGAATATGCCACCCCCGCTTTCACCGGACTCGAATGGAACTGATAAATTG GTTTTTAAGAGATGGGACAAAACTATTTAA
- the LOC126582675 gene encoding LEAF RUST 10 DISEASE-RESISTANCE LOCUS RECEPTOR-LIKE PROTEIN KINASE-like 1.4 isoform X1 has translation MTWKFEQLIYILFLVLIPHSISCSNLFAESFPPTSIMHFFLLQSLFPFLLIASFLSINVELSLCQNQQFTNCSSNITCGSVGGISYPFWGVNRASYCGQPGFEVQCLNNFPVFNMKGASYRILQMNTTNSRTVKVARNDYWGTICPQTFVNTTLNFSLFDYVSGYRNMTFYYQCFAAITLPSPQSCNISNTVNPVYYVTQPVTVGQAYSVSCTHEVIVPVYEEAALAIEAATMPSQTIVTDAVEGGFSLQLEIDNDECDKCLGSGGQCGLDNTTNSGFRCFCADRAYASTCNGTSTSSQGGGKKTGIAIGLAVGGAILFGIFVGFYFYYFIQRKKRKLAAETQSKEVPTPLTSTSVATPSTNLSQSQSIPSYPSFTSKPDYDNKASTYFGVQVFTYTELEEATENFNPAKELGDGGFGTVYYGKLPDGRVVAVKRLYENNFKRVEQFMNEVEILTRLEHRNLVKLYGCTSKRSRELLLVYEYIPNGTVADHLHGKRVESGFLSWPVRLSIAIDTADALAYLHRNDVIHRDVKSNNILLDNDFCVKVADFGLSRLFPNDATHVSTAPQGTPGYVDPEYYQCYQLTDKSDVYSFGVVLIELLSSLQAVDTNRHRLDINLANLAVNKIQNHLVNELVDPLLGFETNVSVRRMTTAVAELAFRCLQQEKDMRPTMDEVLKGLKAVQNEDLGSENGEAVVLDIGADEVGLLRNMPPPLSPDSNGTDKLVSSSTTPSSF, from the exons ATGACTTGGAAGTTTGAacaacttatatatatattattcctTGTACTAATTCCCCATTCCATCTCATGCTCCAATCTCTTTGCTGAGAGTTTTCCTCCAACATCCATCATGCATTTCTTTCTGCTCCAATCGTTGTTTCCATTTCTTTTGATCGCTTCCTTCCTTTCGATCAACGTCGAGTTAAGTCTATGCCAGAATCAACAATTCACAAACTGCAGCAGCAATATCACTTGTGGTAGCGTCGGAGGCATATCCTATCCCTTTTGGGGGGTAAACCGAGCTAGTTACTGTGGTCAACCCGGATTTGAGGTCCAATGCCTAAACAACTTCCCTGTGTTCAACATGAAGGGTGCGAGCTATAGAATTCTCCAAATGAACACTACAAATTCTCGGACCGTTAAGGTCGCTAGGAACGATTACTGGGGTACTATTTGTCCTCAGACTTTTGTCAACACCACCCTCAACTTCTCTCTGTTTGATTATGTTTCTGGTTATAGAAACATGACGTTTTACTACCAATGCTTTGCCGCCATAACGCTTCCTAGTCCGCAGTCCTGCAACATAAGCAATACAGTGAACCCTGTTTACTATGTGACACAACCGGTGACAGTTGGTCAGGCATATTCTGTGAGCTGTACACATGAGGTTATTGTTCCCGTTTATGAAGAAGCTGCTCTTGCTATAGAGGCCGCCACTATGCCCAGTCAAACAATTGTCACCGATGCGGTAGAGGGGGGTTTCTCACTGCAATTGGAGATTGACAACGATGAATGCGACAAATGTTTGGGATCAGGTGGACAGTGTGGGCTTGACAATACTACTAATTCTGGATTCCGTTGCTTCTGCGCAGATCGAGCCTATGCATCCACATGTAATGGAACTAGTACTTCAAGTCAAGGCGGAG gAAAAAAGACGGGAATCGCGATAG GTCTTGCTGTAGGAGGTGCAATTCTTTTCGGCATTTTTGTTGGgttctatttttattatttcatcCAACGCAAGAAGAGGAAACTTGCTGCAGAGACTCAAAGCAAAGAGGTTCCTACACCCCTTACAAGCACTAGCGTTGCAACTCCCTCAACTAATCTCTCTCAATCTCAGAGCATCCCGTCTTATCCCTCTTTTACCTCCAAGCCTGACTATGATAATAAGGCGAGCACTTACTTTGGAGTTCAGGTCTTCACCTATACTGAATTAGAGGAAGCTACTGAAAATTTCAACCCCGCTAAAGAGCTTGGAGATGGAGGCTTTGGCACTGTTTACTATG GTAAACTACCTGATGGCCGTGTAGTTGCAGTGAAGCGCCTTTATGAAAACAATTTCAAACGTGTGGAGCAATTTATGAATGAGGTCGAGATCTTAACTCGTCTTGAACACCGGAATCTTGTCAAGCTGTATGGATGCACCTCAAAACGCAGCCGAGAACTTCTCCTTGTTTATGAGTATATTCCTAATGGAACAGTGGCTGACCATCTCCATGGGAAACGAGTGGAATCTGGCTTTCTTAGTTGGCCTGTTAGATTGAGCATTGCCATAGATACAGCTGATGCACTGGCTTACCTCCATCGCAATGATGTAATACACCGCGATGTCAAGAGCAACAATATTCTCCTAGACAACGACTTTTGCGTGAAAGTGGCTGATTTTGGTCTGTCACGCTTGTTCCCCAACGATGCCACCCATGTGTCAACTGCTCCGCAAGGGACTCCCGGCTATGTTGATCCCGAGTATTACCAGTGCTACCAACTCACAGACAAGAGTGACGTATATAGCTTTGGGGTGGTCCTGATCGAGCTTTTATCGTCATTACAAGCAGTGGACACCAATAGGCATCGGCTTGACATAAATTTGGCCAACCTGGCCGTCaacaaaatccaaaaccatttAGTAAATGAGCTGGTCGATCCTCTTCTCGGGTTTGAAACAAACGTTTCAGTTAGAAGGATGACAACAGCTGTGGCAGAATTGGCTTTCCGGTGTTTGCAACAGGAGAAGGATATGCGACCGACCATGGACGAAGTGTTGAAGGGTTTGAAAGCAGTCCAAAACGAAGATCTTGGTTCAGAAAACGGCGAAGCAGTGGTGCTGGATATCGGAGCAGACGAGGTTGGACTTTTGAGGAATATGCCACCCCCGCTTTCACCGGACTCGAATGGAACTGATAAATTGGTTAGCAGCTCTACCACACCTAGTTCCTTTTAG
- the LOC126582675 gene encoding LEAF RUST 10 DISEASE-RESISTANCE LOCUS RECEPTOR-LIKE PROTEIN KINASE-like 1.3 isoform X4: protein MNSWPFYSSHFAFFVLISIPFSSSFDSYTTCSNTFNCGGITKVGFPFWGDGRPDNCGYPELKLACSNDVTTIEIMGVKYRLLMINQDEQTLKVVRDDYYDKICSPKFGDTKLDSNLFDYVFGSSDVTLLYDCASSSPAGAFKCPDNETYANVAAVPAVVPGTPICKSKVVVRISDPARFGIFSILNVTALEAAVREGFEVKYKVDSGKCDECVDSRGVCGWNLNETVCHCPNQTSESRTCSAATTAAINNPAAVPLPPAKGKKTGIAIGLAVGGAILFGIFVGFYFYYFIQRKKRKLAAETQSKEVPTPLTSTSVATPSTNLSQSQSIPSYPSFTSKPDYDNKASTYFGVQVFTYTELEEATENFNPAKELGDGGFGTVYYGKLPDGRVVAVKRLYENNFKRVEQFMNEVEILTRLEHRNLVKLYGCTSKRSRELLLVYEYIPNGTVADHLHGKRVESGFLSWPVRLSIAIDTADALAYLHRNDVIHRDVKSNNILLDNDFCVKVADFGLSRLFPNDATHVSTAPQGTPGYVDPEYYQCYQLTDKSDVYSFGVVLIELLSSLQAVDTNRHRLDINLANLAVNKIQNHLVNELVDPLLGFETNVSVRRMTTAVAELAFRCLQQEKDMRPTMDEVLKGLKAVQNEDLGSENGEAVVLDIGADEVGLLRNMPPPLSPDSNGTDKLVSSSTTPSSF, encoded by the exons ATGAATTCCTGGCCTTTTTACTCATCCCATTTCGCCTTCTTTGTTCTCATCAGCATTCCTTTTTCCTCAAGCTTCGATTCGTACACAACTTGTAGCAATACGTTTAACTGTGGAGGCATCACAAAAGTGGGATTTCCCTTTTGGGGAGATGGAAGGCCGGACAATTGTGGCTATCCGGAACTGAAGCTCGCATGCTCGAATGATGTTACCACCATTGAGATTATGGGGGTCAAATACAGATTGTTGATGATTAACCAAGATGAACAGACACTCAAAGTTGTGAGAGATGACTACTATGACAAAATTTGTTCACCAAAGTTTGGGGACACCAAACTCGATTCCAATCTTTTCGACTATGTTTTCGGTTCTTCGGATGTCACGTTACTCTATGATTGTGCTTCTAGCTCACCAGCTGGAGCTTTCAAGTGCCCCGACAACGAAACTTACGCGAATGTGGCTGCAGTACCTGCAGTTGTCCCGGGCACTCCGATTTGTAAGTCAAAGGTGGTTGTTCGGATTAGTGATCCTGCACGTTTCGGAATATTCAGTATACTGAACGTGACGGCACTTGAAGCTGCAGTGAGAGAAGGGTTTGAGGTGAAGTATAAGGTGGATAGTGGAAAATGTGACGAGTGTGTTGATTCAAGGGGTGTTTGTGGTTGGAATTTGAATGAGACTGTTTGTCACTGCCCAAATCAAACTTCCGAGTCCCGGACTTGTTCCGCCGCCACAACAGCGGCCATAAACAATCCAGCAGCAGTGCCACTGCCACCTGCTAAAG gAAAAAAGACGGGAATCGCGATAG GTCTTGCTGTAGGAGGTGCAATTCTTTTCGGCATTTTTGTTGGgttctatttttattatttcatcCAACGCAAGAAGAGGAAACTTGCTGCAGAGACTCAAAGCAAAGAGGTTCCTACACCCCTTACAAGCACTAGCGTTGCAACTCCCTCAACTAATCTCTCTCAATCTCAGAGCATCCCGTCTTATCCCTCTTTTACCTCCAAGCCTGACTATGATAATAAGGCGAGCACTTACTTTGGAGTTCAGGTCTTCACCTATACTGAATTAGAGGAAGCTACTGAAAATTTCAACCCCGCTAAAGAGCTTGGAGATGGAGGCTTTGGCACTGTTTACTATG GTAAACTACCTGATGGCCGTGTAGTTGCAGTGAAGCGCCTTTATGAAAACAATTTCAAACGTGTGGAGCAATTTATGAATGAGGTCGAGATCTTAACTCGTCTTGAACACCGGAATCTTGTCAAGCTGTATGGATGCACCTCAAAACGCAGCCGAGAACTTCTCCTTGTTTATGAGTATATTCCTAATGGAACAGTGGCTGACCATCTCCATGGGAAACGAGTGGAATCTGGCTTTCTTAGTTGGCCTGTTAGATTGAGCATTGCCATAGATACAGCTGATGCACTGGCTTACCTCCATCGCAATGATGTAATACACCGCGATGTCAAGAGCAACAATATTCTCCTAGACAACGACTTTTGCGTGAAAGTGGCTGATTTTGGTCTGTCACGCTTGTTCCCCAACGATGCCACCCATGTGTCAACTGCTCCGCAAGGGACTCCCGGCTATGTTGATCCCGAGTATTACCAGTGCTACCAACTCACAGACAAGAGTGACGTATATAGCTTTGGGGTGGTCCTGATCGAGCTTTTATCGTCATTACAAGCAGTGGACACCAATAGGCATCGGCTTGACATAAATTTGGCCAACCTGGCCGTCaacaaaatccaaaaccatttAGTAAATGAGCTGGTCGATCCTCTTCTCGGGTTTGAAACAAACGTTTCAGTTAGAAGGATGACAACAGCTGTGGCAGAATTGGCTTTCCGGTGTTTGCAACAGGAGAAGGATATGCGACCGACCATGGACGAAGTGTTGAAGGGTTTGAAAGCAGTCCAAAACGAAGATCTTGGTTCAGAAAACGGCGAAGCAGTGGTGCTGGATATCGGAGCAGACGAGGTTGGACTTTTGAGGAATATGCCACCCCCGCTTTCACCGGACTCGAATGGAACTGATAAATTGGTTAGCAGCTCTACCACACCTAGTTCCTTTTAG
- the LOC126582675 gene encoding LEAF RUST 10 DISEASE-RESISTANCE LOCUS RECEPTOR-LIKE PROTEIN KINASE-like 1.4 isoform X3: METHLYPFQKISLLLVITTTLCLFHVRNSSAVDDHRYLNCSASFQCANFGDVPYPFWGSSRPDYCGFPDFKLNCSGDAPVISFEGQDYRVLNINQSTSTLRVARTDFWNNLCPVSLANTTIKSSHIENTSDAQEVLLFYDCPPIFIPLPNQPTGQFNCSVNSRTTSINYYFVTNLELPNISGYCNTTVTARVSQSAAADLGLNSSKDNLVAALDSGFGLKWDASNTLCGQCQVSGGQCGYNISSAEFTCFCKDGPNPARCEGKKTGIAIGLAVGGAILFGIFVGFYFYYFIQRKKRKLAAETQSKEVPTPLTSTSVATPSTNLSQSQSIPSYPSFTSKPDYDNKASTYFGVQVFTYTELEEATENFNPAKELGDGGFGTVYYGKLPDGRVVAVKRLYENNFKRVEQFMNEVEILTRLEHRNLVKLYGCTSKRSRELLLVYEYIPNGTVADHLHGKRVESGFLSWPVRLSIAIDTADALAYLHRNDVIHRDVKSNNILLDNDFCVKVADFGLSRLFPNDATHVSTAPQGTPGYVDPEYYQCYQLTDKSDVYSFGVVLIELLSSLQAVDTNRHRLDINLANLAVNKIQNHLVNELVDPLLGFETNVSVRRMTTAVAELAFRCLQQEKDMRPTMDEVLKGLKAVQNEDLGSENGEAVVLDIGADEVGLLRNMPPPLSPDSNGTDKLVSSSTTPSSF; encoded by the exons aTGGAAACACATCTCTATCCCTTCCAAAAAATCTCTTTACTCCTTGTGATCACAACTACCTTATGCCTTTTCCATGTTCGAAATTCTTCGGCTGTGGATGACCATCGATACCTCAACTGCAGCGCGTCGTTTCAATGCGCAAATTTTGGGGATGTTCCTTACCCTTTTTGGGGATCAAGCCGGCCAGATTATTGTGGCTTCCCCGATTTCAAGCTCAACTGCAGCGGAGATGCCCCCGTGATCTCATTTGAGGGCCAAGATTATCGAGTCCTCAATATAAACCAATCTACAAGTACTCTACGGGTTGCTAGAACGGACTTTTGGAACAATCTTTGTCCGGTGTCACTTGCCAATACCACCATAAAATCAAGCCATATCGAAAATACTTCGGATGCTCAAGAAGTACTTCTGTTCTACGATTGTCCACCAATTTTCATTCCTCTTCCAAATCAGCCCACAGGTCAGTTCAATTGCAGCGTAAACAGTAGGACCACTTCCATTAATTACTACTTTGTCACAAATTTAGAGCTGCCGAATATTAGTGGTTACTGCAACACGACTGTCACTGCCCGCGTTTCTCAATCCGCAGCTGCGGATTTGGGGTTGAATTCGTCCAAGGATAATCTGGTTGCTGCACTTGATTCCGGGTTTGGGTTGAAGTGGGATGCAAGTAATACCTTGTGTGGCCAATGTCAGGTGTCTGGGGGTCAGTGTGGGTACAATATATCTTCAGCTGAATTCACCTGTTTCTGTAAGGATGGACCTAATCCCGCAAGATGTGAAG gAAAAAAGACGGGAATCGCGATAG GTCTTGCTGTAGGAGGTGCAATTCTTTTCGGCATTTTTGTTGGgttctatttttattatttcatcCAACGCAAGAAGAGGAAACTTGCTGCAGAGACTCAAAGCAAAGAGGTTCCTACACCCCTTACAAGCACTAGCGTTGCAACTCCCTCAACTAATCTCTCTCAATCTCAGAGCATCCCGTCTTATCCCTCTTTTACCTCCAAGCCTGACTATGATAATAAGGCGAGCACTTACTTTGGAGTTCAGGTCTTCACCTATACTGAATTAGAGGAAGCTACTGAAAATTTCAACCCCGCTAAAGAGCTTGGAGATGGAGGCTTTGGCACTGTTTACTATG GTAAACTACCTGATGGCCGTGTAGTTGCAGTGAAGCGCCTTTATGAAAACAATTTCAAACGTGTGGAGCAATTTATGAATGAGGTCGAGATCTTAACTCGTCTTGAACACCGGAATCTTGTCAAGCTGTATGGATGCACCTCAAAACGCAGCCGAGAACTTCTCCTTGTTTATGAGTATATTCCTAATGGAACAGTGGCTGACCATCTCCATGGGAAACGAGTGGAATCTGGCTTTCTTAGTTGGCCTGTTAGATTGAGCATTGCCATAGATACAGCTGATGCACTGGCTTACCTCCATCGCAATGATGTAATACACCGCGATGTCAAGAGCAACAATATTCTCCTAGACAACGACTTTTGCGTGAAAGTGGCTGATTTTGGTCTGTCACGCTTGTTCCCCAACGATGCCACCCATGTGTCAACTGCTCCGCAAGGGACTCCCGGCTATGTTGATCCCGAGTATTACCAGTGCTACCAACTCACAGACAAGAGTGACGTATATAGCTTTGGGGTGGTCCTGATCGAGCTTTTATCGTCATTACAAGCAGTGGACACCAATAGGCATCGGCTTGACATAAATTTGGCCAACCTGGCCGTCaacaaaatccaaaaccatttAGTAAATGAGCTGGTCGATCCTCTTCTCGGGTTTGAAACAAACGTTTCAGTTAGAAGGATGACAACAGCTGTGGCAGAATTGGCTTTCCGGTGTTTGCAACAGGAGAAGGATATGCGACCGACCATGGACGAAGTGTTGAAGGGTTTGAAAGCAGTCCAAAACGAAGATCTTGGTTCAGAAAACGGCGAAGCAGTGGTGCTGGATATCGGAGCAGACGAGGTTGGACTTTTGAGGAATATGCCACCCCCGCTTTCACCGGACTCGAATGGAACTGATAAATTGGTTAGCAGCTCTACCACACCTAGTTCCTTTTAG
- the LOC126582675 gene encoding LEAF RUST 10 DISEASE-RESISTANCE LOCUS RECEPTOR-LIKE PROTEIN KINASE-like 1.4 isoform X5: MLPLLFLFFLFFLLCSVDVATSFPAHADLSNCTQTFDCGPLRNLTYPFTGGTRPSYCGPPEFHLTCVDDSPELTIGLLSYRILKLDPAHQNMTVARSDLWNSSCTDKLANSTLESEFFSYDDDDDMDVTIFYGCNSTFIDPMPQNWFLCDLNFPFKDAYYLIGPVPLDPIVSAFKCAVGITVPILKTTAAVLVGNRSLFKEAIMAGFNVNYTNPYEKQCAECLNVNGLCGFDSDKNRPVCICGKRLCDPAGKKTGIAIGLAVGGAILFGIFVGFYFYYFIQRKKRKLAAETQSKEVPTPLTSTSVATPSTNLSQSQSIPSYPSFTSKPDYDNKASTYFGVQVFTYTELEEATENFNPAKELGDGGFGTVYYGKLPDGRVVAVKRLYENNFKRVEQFMNEVEILTRLEHRNLVKLYGCTSKRSRELLLVYEYIPNGTVADHLHGKRVESGFLSWPVRLSIAIDTADALAYLHRNDVIHRDVKSNNILLDNDFCVKVADFGLSRLFPNDATHVSTAPQGTPGYVDPEYYQCYQLTDKSDVYSFGVVLIELLSSLQAVDTNRHRLDINLANLAVNKIQNHLVNELVDPLLGFETNVSVRRMTTAVAELAFRCLQQEKDMRPTMDEVLKGLKAVQNEDLGSENGEAVVLDIGADEVGLLRNMPPPLSPDSNGTDKLVSSSTTPSSF, from the exons ATGCTCCcgctcctcttcctcttctttctcttcttcttactCTGCTCCGTCGACGTTGCGACGTCGTTTCCCGCCCATGCCGATCTCTCCAACTGCACCCAAACCTTCGACTGCGGTCCCCTCCGGAACCTCACCTACCCCTTCACCGGCGGTACCCGCCCCTCCTACTGCGGCCCGCCGGAGTTCCACCTCACCTGCGTCGACGACTCGCCCGAGTTGACCATCGGGCTGCTGAGCTACCGGATCCTCAAACTCGACCCGGCTCACCAGAACATGACCGTCGCGCGGTCCGACCTCTGGAACTCTAGCTGCACCGACAAACTCGCGAACTCGACTCTTGAGTCCGAGTTCTTCAGCTACGATGACGACGACGACATGGACGTCACTATTTTCTACGGCTGCAATTCCACTTTCATCGATCCCATGCCGCAGAATTGGTTTCTCTGCGACCTTAATTTCCCTTTCAAAGACGCTTATTACTTGATCGGGCCGGTGCCCCTCGACCCGATCGTGAGCGCGTTCAAGTGCGCCGTCGGGATTACGGTGCCGATTCTCAAAACCACGGCGGCGGTACTCGTCGGCAACCGGTCTCTGTTTAAGGAAGCGATCATGGCCGGGTTCAATGTCAATTATACGAACCCGTATGAGAAGCAGTGCGCTGAGTGTCTTAATGTCAATGGGCTTTGTGGGTTTGACTCGGATAAGAACCGACCCGTTTGCATTTGCGGCAAACGGTTGTGTGACCCGGCag gAAAAAAGACGGGAATCGCGATAG GTCTTGCTGTAGGAGGTGCAATTCTTTTCGGCATTTTTGTTGGgttctatttttattatttcatcCAACGCAAGAAGAGGAAACTTGCTGCAGAGACTCAAAGCAAAGAGGTTCCTACACCCCTTACAAGCACTAGCGTTGCAACTCCCTCAACTAATCTCTCTCAATCTCAGAGCATCCCGTCTTATCCCTCTTTTACCTCCAAGCCTGACTATGATAATAAGGCGAGCACTTACTTTGGAGTTCAGGTCTTCACCTATACTGAATTAGAGGAAGCTACTGAAAATTTCAACCCCGCTAAAGAGCTTGGAGATGGAGGCTTTGGCACTGTTTACTATG GTAAACTACCTGATGGCCGTGTAGTTGCAGTGAAGCGCCTTTATGAAAACAATTTCAAACGTGTGGAGCAATTTATGAATGAGGTCGAGATCTTAACTCGTCTTGAACACCGGAATCTTGTCAAGCTGTATGGATGCACCTCAAAACGCAGCCGAGAACTTCTCCTTGTTTATGAGTATATTCCTAATGGAACAGTGGCTGACCATCTCCATGGGAAACGAGTGGAATCTGGCTTTCTTAGTTGGCCTGTTAGATTGAGCATTGCCATAGATACAGCTGATGCACTGGCTTACCTCCATCGCAATGATGTAATACACCGCGATGTCAAGAGCAACAATATTCTCCTAGACAACGACTTTTGCGTGAAAGTGGCTGATTTTGGTCTGTCACGCTTGTTCCCCAACGATGCCACCCATGTGTCAACTGCTCCGCAAGGGACTCCCGGCTATGTTGATCCCGAGTATTACCAGTGCTACCAACTCACAGACAAGAGTGACGTATATAGCTTTGGGGTGGTCCTGATCGAGCTTTTATCGTCATTACAAGCAGTGGACACCAATAGGCATCGGCTTGACATAAATTTGGCCAACCTGGCCGTCaacaaaatccaaaaccatttAGTAAATGAGCTGGTCGATCCTCTTCTCGGGTTTGAAACAAACGTTTCAGTTAGAAGGATGACAACAGCTGTGGCAGAATTGGCTTTCCGGTGTTTGCAACAGGAGAAGGATATGCGACCGACCATGGACGAAGTGTTGAAGGGTTTGAAAGCAGTCCAAAACGAAGATCTTGGTTCAGAAAACGGCGAAGCAGTGGTGCTGGATATCGGAGCAGACGAGGTTGGACTTTTGAGGAATATGCCACCCCCGCTTTCACCGGACTCGAATGGAACTGATAAATTGGTTAGCAGCTCTACCACACCTAGTTCCTTTTAG